GTGTGCGTGTTGCAGCGGCACGTCGAGATACGGGAGGATGTGACCTTCGGCCATCAGCGGAATGATCTCGTCGACATGCGGATACGGGTAGACGTAGTGCAGACGCACCCATGCGCCGTATTGCTTGGCCAGTTCGCCCAGCGCCGTCACCAGTTCTGTCATGCGCGTCTTGAGCGGACGACCGGCCCAGAAGCCGGTGCGGTACTTCACGTCGACGCCGTACGCGCTGGTGTCCTGCGAGATCACCAGCAGTTCCTTGACACCTGCCTTGAACAGATTCTCCGCTTCGAGCATCACTTCCGCGACCGGACGCGAGTCGAGATCGCCACGCATCGACGGGATGATGCAGAACGTGCAGCGATGGTTGCAGCCTTCGGAAATCTTCAGATACGCATAGTGACGCGGCGTGAGCTTGATGCCAGCGGGCGGGACGAGATCCGTGAACGGATCGTGCGGCTTGGGCAGGTGCGTGTGCACCGCGCTCATCACTTCGCCCACGGCGTGCGGGCCGGTGACGGCGAGCACCTTCGGGTGCACCGCGCTCACGATGTCCTGACCGGCGGCGTCCTTCTTCGCGCCCAGACAGCCGGTAACGATCACCTTGCCGTTCTCGGCCAGCGCTTCGCCGATGGCGTCGAGACTTTCCTGCACGGCGTCGTCGATGAAGCCACAGGTGTTCACCACGACGAGATCAGCGCCGTCATAGGTGCCGGCAATGTCGTAGCCTTCGGCGCGGAGTTGGGTCAGGATCTGCTCGGAGTCGACCAAAGCCTTGGGGCAGCCGAGCGAAACGAAGCCGACCTTGGGGGTGCTGGCGGGCGATGGGCGGGACATGGGGCGAAATCCTGATGTAGTAGATGCTTGTAACGGTCGACCGGTACGCGACGCCTGTGGCGTTAAGCGTCTTCTCCGTCTGACACGACGTAACCGGCTGAATAACCGCGCATTTTACCCTGATCGTCCGCGGTTCGTTCCAACTATTGCGCCGCAGCGAAGCCGATGGGGTCAAATCGTCGGCAGTGTGCGCCCCACGCCACACCACCGCGTTCGCGGGCACCGGCCGCTATCGATCGATGCGAGCCGATGTCCGTCGTCAAAAAGCCTCGTTCAGGGCTTCTTGTTCGGGTCCCGGCCTGGCGTACCTGGCGCGCCCGGCGCCCCCGGACCGCCCGGGAAGGGGAACGTGCTGAACATGTTCTTCGCCTGGCTCTGCATCTGCTCCTGCATCTGCACAAACAGGTTCTTCGACTGTTCGATGTAGTTGGTCATCATGCCCTGCATCATCGGCGCCTGCATGTTCATGAATTGCGCCCAGACGTCAGGGTTGAAGGCCGCGCCTTCGTAGATGCCCTTCGACTGATCGGCCAGCTTGTTCTGAATCTCGATGAACGTCTGGATATTCTTCTCGAGGTACGTGCCCATCATCCCCTGCAGCGCATGGCCGTAGAAGCGGATGATCTGGGCCAGCATGGCGCTCGAGAACATCGGCACGCCGCCGGTCTCTTCTTCCAGAATGATCTGCAGCAGGATGCTGCGGGTCAGGTCCTCGCCCGTCTTGGCGTCGACAACCTTGAACTCCTCGGTTTCGAGCACCAGTTGCTTCACATCGGCAAGGGTGATGTACGTACTGGTTTGGGTATCGTACAGACGCCGGTTCGGATACTTTTTGATCAGGCGTTCGTCAGTCTTCTTGCTCGCGGTCATGCGGTGGGTTTCCTGCGTTTTTTGAAGGACTACCCCGACCGGCGGTCGGGGTTTATCACATATTATCGATTCTAGGGCGTTTGCTGCTATGCGGCAAAGCCCTAACCCGATCCGAGACGCTGTACCCGCTGCGGCCCGCAGTGGCCATGCGCCCCGTCACCGCTTAGCCCATGTGCAGGCCGCCGTTGAGCGAGAAGTCTGCGCCCGTCGAAAAGCCCGAATCGTCCGAGGCCAGCCACGCCACGATCGAACCGATCTCGCCCGGCTCGCCCAGGCGCTTGACGGGAATCGTCGCCACGATCTTGTCGAGCACGTCCTGACGGATCGAGCGCACCATGTCCGTGCCGATGTAGCCCGGCGACACCGTGTTGACCGTCACGCCCTTGGTCGCCACTTCCTGCGCGAGCGACATCGTAAAGCCGTGAATACCGGCCTTCGCCGTCGCGTAGTTCGTCTGACCGAACTGTCCCTTCTGACCGTTCACCGACGAGATGTTGATGATGCGGCCCCAGCCGCGCTCGCACATCCCCTCGATTACCTGCTTCGTGACGTTGAACAGGCTCGTGAGGTTGGTGTCGATCACGGCGTCCCAGTCTTCACGCGTCATCTTGCGGAACACGGTGTCGCGCGTGATGCCGGCGTTGTTCACCAGCACGTCGATTTCACCGACTTCCGACTTGACCTTGTCGAACGCCGCCTTCGTGGACTCCCAATCGCCGACGTTGCCTTCGGAGGCGACAAAATCGAAACCCAACGCCTTCTGATCTTCCAGCCACTTCACGCGGCGCGGCGAGTTCGGACCGCAGCCGGCCACCACCCTGAAGCCGTCTTTGTACAGCCGCTGGCAAATAGACGTACCGATACCGCCCATCCCGCCTGTCACATATGCAATGCGTTGAGTCATGGAACGCTTCCCCCAAAATAACGGCAAACTGCCGCCTGTTGCGACTGCCAATTGACCGACGCGCAGGCCGCGCGTTCCCGCGCGCGCCTTTCGTCTCCTGACTACTTCGGTGCGAACCCGTGCGCGTTGCACACACGGGCGACACCGGTTCTTCTGCGGTTCGTAAGACTCACGTTTGCGTGCGTCAACCCTGAAACGTCAGACGCGCTCCACCGCCAGCGCTACACCCATGCCACCGCCGATACACAGCGAGGCCAGGCCGCGACGGGCATCGCGGCGCGCCATTTCATGCAGCAGCGTGACGAGAATACGGCAGCCCGACGCACCGATCGGGTGACCGATGGCGATGGCGCCGCCGTTCACGTTGATCTTCGACGTATCCCAGCCCATCTGCTTGTTCACCGCCAGTGCCTGCGCAGCGAAGGCTTCGTTGATTTCCATCAGGTCCAGATCGCTCGCCTTCCAGCCCGCACGGGCGAGGCAGCGCTGCGATGCCGGCACCGGGCCAATGCCCATGACCGACGGATCGACGCCCGCGTTCGCGTACGCAACGATACGCGCGAGCGGCGTGAGCCCCAGTTGCTCGGCACGCTTGGCCGACATCACGACCACGGCAGCCGCGCCATCGTTGATACCCGACGCATTGGCGGCCGTCACCGTGCCGTCCTTCGAGAAGGCGGGCTTCAGACCGGCCAGCGACTCCGCCGTCACGCCGTGACGCACGAACTCATCGGTGTTGAAGACGACCGGATCGCCCTTGCGCTGCGGAATCGAGACCGGCACGATTTCGGCGTCGAAACGACCGGCCTTTTGCGCGGCTTCCGCCTTGTTCTGCGAGGCCGCAGCGAAGGCGTCCTGCATTTCGCGCGTAATGCCGTATTCCTTGGCCACGTTCTCGGCGGTGATCCCCATGTGGTACTGGTTGTACACGTCCCACAGGCCATCGACGATCATCGTGTCGATCAGCTTCGCATCGCCCATGCGGAATCCGTCGCGCGAACCCGGCAGCACGTGCGGCGCGGCGCTCATGTTTTCCTGACCGCCTGCCACGACGATATCGGCTTCACCGGCGGTGATCGCGTTGGCGGCGAGCATCACGGCCTTCAGGCCCGAGCCACACACCTTGTTGATGGTCATGGCGGGGACCATCGCGGGCAGGCCGGCCTTGATCGACGCCTGACGTGCCACGTTCTGGCCCGAACCAGCGGTCAGCACCTGACCCATGATGACTTCGCTGATGTCCTCGCCCTTGAGCTTCGCGCGCTTGAGGACTTCGTCGATCACGATCGCCCCCAGATCCGGCGCGGCCACTTTGGCCAGCGAGCCGCCAAACTTACCGACTGCCGTACGGGCAGCCGACACAATCACGATATCCGACATGTCTCATTCCTCTTTTTCAATAGGTTCGAACCAGGGGGGATGCCCATGCGCTCAGGCTTTCGCCTTCACGTAACGCCCAGGCGCCGGTTCGATGGGTGCATAAGCAACATTACCATACGCATTTTGCGCTTTAACGCGTTTGCCAGCGTAGCCCGCGAGCCAATCGCTCCAGTCGGTCCACCAGCTTCCCGGATGCTCGGTGGCCCCGGCCAGCCAGTCGCTCGCGTCGACACCCACGTCGTCGTTGCGCCAATAGCTGCGTTTCTTCTTCACCGGCGGATTGACGACACCCGCGATGTGCCCCGACGCGCCCAGCACGAAGCGGCGTTCACCGCCGAGCAACGGCAAAGAGCGGAACGCCGACGTCCACGGCACGATGTGATCTTCGCGCGAGCCGAACACGTACGCCGGCGCCTCGATGGCGCCCAGATCGACGGGCACGCCGCAGGTCTGGATCGCACCGGGTTGTTTCAGTTCGTTCTGCAAATAGAGGTGGCGCAGATACCAGCAGAACATCGGCCCGGGCAGATTCGTGCCGTCGCCGTTCCAGTACAGCAGGTCGAATGGCTGCGGCGCATTGCCTTTCAGATAGCTGTCGACAACGTAATTCCAGACCAGATCGTTCGGACGCAGGAACGAGAACGTGTTGGCGAGCTCGACGCCGCGCATCAGTCCCGGCGGCTGGCCGAGACCGCCACCGATCGTCTGTTCGCGGAACTGGACGTGCGGCTCGTCGACGAAGACGTCAAGCACGCCGGTATCGGAAAAGTCCAGCAGCGTCGTGAGCAACGTCACGCTTGCGACCGGCGACTTGCGGCCCGTCTGCCCCTTGGCCGCGAGCACGGCGAGCGCTGCCGCCAGCAACGTGCCGCCCACACAGAAGCCGAGCGCATTGATTTGCGACTGGCCGCTGATATCGCGCACCACGTCGATGGCGGCAATCGGGCCTTCGCCAACGTAGTCGTCCCACGTCTTATGGGCGAGCGATGCATCGGGGTTGCGCCACGATACGACGAACACCGTGTGCCCCTGCTCGACGGCGTAACGCACCAGCGAATTCTCCGGCTGGAGATCGAGGATGTAGAACTTGTTGATGCAGGGCGGCACGATCAGCAACGGGCGTTGGTGCACCGTCGGCGTGAGCGCCTTGTACTGAATGAGCTGAATCAGGTCGTTCTCGAAGACCACGGCGCCTTCGGTCGTCGCGACATTGCGCCCGACTTCGAAGGCCGCCTCGTCGGTCTGCGACACCTTGCCCTTGCCCATGTCGACGAGCAGATGCTGCATGCCCGCCAGCAGGCTGTCGCCCTGCGTCTGTACGAGGCGCTGCTGTGCGTCCGGGTTCGTGGCAATGAAATTCGCGGGCGAGGTGGCGGCGACCCATTGCTCGACGGCGAAGCGAATACGCTCGCGCGTCTTCGCATCGGCATCGACCAGTTCGGCCATACGCATCAGGAAGCGGCCGTTGAGTAGATAGAGCGCAGCGGGCAACGCGTAGAACGGATTGCGCCAGCCCTCTCCGGCAAAGCGACGATCGCCGAGTGCAGGGGCCGTATCGAGACCGGGTTGATTGAAACTGGCGACGAGTTCGGCGAATTCGCGGGCGTATTCAGACTGAAGCTCGTTCAGTCGCGCAGGATCGACGTGCAGCGACGGCGGCTGCGGCGTGGCGCCTGATTTGCCGAAAAGTTCGAAAAGCCCCGCGAACGGGTTCGCGGCAGCCGCTGCACCATTCGCAGCGTAAGGTGACGGGCCAGCAGATCCCGGCAACGCGCCGAACAGTTGTTGGGCGGCCTTGAACCACTGCGACATGTCCTGAGCGGAGAGCGAAGCGGAGGGAAACTGCTGGGCAAACGAGGCGGCAAACGAGGCCGGATCGAAGTTGGCACTGGCGCGATTCATGGTAGCCTGAGTGTCACGTCCGTTGCGTTCAGGGCCGACGCCCGAAACGCGGCGGCGTGCTTCACTTTATGAGCGATGCGCCCCGCCTGTGAAGCATTCTTGCGTGCGCGCGCAGGCGTGTCAATCTTTGCGGCGAACGTCCTGAGTGCATTGTCCCGTCGCCTCCCCCATTTTTGAATGCGCGTTTGCCCCGACTTGTCCCGATGATCATTGTTCTTCTCGGCTGGCTCTACGTCATTGGCATGGTCGCCATCACGGCGCCGTCTGCATGGCTGGGCATCGCCATCTTCCTGTTCGGCGGTATCGGGCCGGTACTCCTCGTCTTGTACATCGCGGGAAGCCGCGCACGGCGCACGCGCGCGCTGCGACCCGATGACGCAGAATAACCGTCTCAGCTAACTCGCCAGACCAGCGCCGCCATGCGCCCCGTCGTCCGGTCGCGACGATAGGAGTAGAAGCGCCCGGGATCGCCGACGGTGCACCATGTGCCGCCGGAAACGCTCGTTACGCCCTCCCGCGCGAGCCGCAATCGTGCCAGCGCACACAGATCCGCCAGTGATTTGCCAACGTCCGGATCGCCATGGGGGACGAAAGCCGCGGACGTCGCGTCTCGCTCCTGCGGCATAGCCGCGTCGAGGAAGGCTTCGCGCACCTCCGGTCCTACTTCGAACGCCGTCGGTCCGATACACGGGCCGAGCCATGCGATCACCTGCGTGTCGTCGTTCGCCCCGGATTTCGGCAACTGCGCCCGCAGCGCCTGCACCGTCTGCTCGATGACACCGGCGCAAAGCCCGCGCCAGCCCGCGTGTGCCGCCGCCACCGCACGCCCTTGGGCGTCACATAGCAGTACCGGCAGGCAGTCCGCCACCATGATCGTGCTCGCGAGTCCGACGGCGTGGGTCGCACTGGCGTCCGCCTGAAGCGGCTCGCCCGCGTTCGCGGCATCGAACGCTGCCTGCGCATCGACCACACGCGGACCGTGAACCTGCGCGACCCACGCCGACGGCACACCCGTTCGCGCGGCCAGCAAGGCACGGTTCGTGCGCACGGCTTGCGGATCGTCGTCCGCCTTGTAACCTAGGTTGAACGTGGCCTGCGGGCCTTGGCTGACGCCGCCTGCGCGCGTCGTGAATACGGCACGAACGTTGCCCGGGGCTGGCCAGTCGGGGACGATCCAGTCCGCAGGTATCGTGTCTTGCGCGGTATCCAACTTGCTGTCTTGCTCAGGCAGGGAAGAAGTCATCGAGCGAATCGGGGAGCGTTGTGAAGTCGAATTCGAGGCCGAGCGCGCGCATGAGTTCACGCATATCGTCGGGCAGCGGCGCTTGCCAGTGCATCGCGGCATCGTCCTCGGGATGGATCAGCCCCAGACGCCACGCGTGCAGTGCCTGCCGCGCAAAGCCGCCCGGCAGCGCCGGACGCTTGTGACGCGGTCGATAAAGCGGATCGCCCAACAGCGAATGCCCCAGATGGGAAAGATGGACGCGAATCTGGTGCGTACGCCCCGTGTCCAGCGAACAAAGCACCAGCGAAATCGGGGATCCTTCCCATTCTGCGCTGGCGACCGTCACCACGCGGGTGCGCGCGGGTTTGCCGCCCTGCCCCTGCACAACCGCCATGCGCGTGCGTTCACGCGGATCGCGACCGATGGGTGCGTCCACGACGGTGCGCTGCGGCGGACGTCCCCACACCAGCGCGGCGTAATGCCGTTTGACCGAGCGCGCCTGCAACTGGCGTACCAGATCGGTCTGTGCGACCAGCGTGCGCGCGACCACCATCAGGCCGGACGTCTCTTTGTCCAGCCGGTGGACGATGCCGGCACGCGGCAGATCCGCAGCCGCCTGTCCGTAACGATGCAGCAGACCGTTGAGGAGCGTACCGGACCAGTTGCCTGCCGCCGGATGAACGACGAGGCCCGCGGGCTTATTGAATACGGCGAGCGTCGCGTCCTCATAGACGGCATCGAGCGGCACCGGCTCCGGCGCGAACGCCAGTTGCTCGGGGAGCGCTGCTGGCGTGATGACCACCGCTTCACCGCCTGCCACTTTCTGGCGGACTTTAGCGGGTTCGCCGTCGAGCGTGACGCGGCCATCTTCGACCCAGGCCTGAAGACGACTGCGGGAATATTCCGGGAAGCACTGCGCCAGCGCCTTGTCGAGGCGCTCTCCTGCGAGCGCGTCGGGCAATGTCGCGATGAGCGGCGTGGCCGAAGAGGCGGTATCGGTTGAAACAGAAATCGAAGAAGTCGCGTCGGTAATGGCGCTATCGATGGCGTCTGAGAAAGCCCCCGGAAGCGAGTCGAAATCGTCGTCCGACGAATCCTCCGCATTTTCCGTGGCAAATGAGGCGGTTACGCTATAATCCGGCACTATTGAACGGGTCATCGAGAAGTGAAGCCAACGAGCATGCAAGCCCTGAAACTTGTCAAACATCTGACGCTGGCCGCGATTGTGGTCGGCAGCATGGCCGCCTGTGGCATTCTGCCGGAGAAGGTCGACGAAACGGCCAGCTGGTCGACGAACAAATTATACTCGGAAGCCAAGGACAGCTTCGACAGCGGCGACTATACAAAGGCCGCGAAGTACTACGAGTTGCTCGAAGGGCGCGACCCGTTCGGCCCGCACGCTCAACAGGCCCAGATCAACACGGCCTACTCCTATTACAAGGACAACGAGCCGGCGCAAGCGCTCGCCGCCGTCGACCGCTTCATTCGTCTGCATCCGGACAGCCCGTCGATCGATTACGCCTATTACCTCAAGGGCCTGATCAACTTCAACGACGACCTCGGTCTGTTCGGGCGCTTCTCGGGCCAGGATCTGAGCGAACGCGATCCGAAGGCGCTGCGCGCAGCCTATGACAGCTTCAAGTACCTGGTCGAGCACTACCCGACGAGCAAGTATGCGAACGACGCCGCCCTGCGTATGCGTTACGCCGTGAATGCGATGGCCGCTCACGAAGTGCACGCCGCCGAGTACTACTATCGCCGTGGCGCTTACCTCGCCGCAGTGAACCGCGCGCAGACCGCCCTGCAGGACTACGATCAGGCGCCGGCGCTGGAAGACGCCCTCGGCATCATGATCAAGTCGTACGACAAACTCGGTATGACCGAACTGCGTGACGACGCCCGCCGCGTGATGGAGAAGACCTACCCGAACAGCGGCTACCTGACGGTCGGCCGTCGCATCGACAACAACCCGGGCGACAAGAAGTCCTGGTGGCAGATCTGGCGTTAAGCCAGTTGTTGGTTGGAATGCATCGAAAAGCCCTCGCCTATGCGGGGGTTTTTTGTTTCCCGTCGTCATGACGATCCTTCGACAGGAGTTCGTTTTGTGAGCACCACCCCCGCCCCCGGCAAAACGCTGCTTGCCTTGCGTCACGTGCACTTCGAAGATCTCGGCACGCTGGCGCCGTACTTCGCCCAGCGCGGTTATCGCATCGACTATATCGACGCCCCGCTTGCCGACCTTCGCGCCGTCGACGTTTTCGCGCCCGACCTGCTGGTCGTGCTCGGCGGACCGATCGGCGCCTTCGATGACGTCATTCATCCGTTTATCGCGAATGAGCTTGCGCTTGTAAGAGCGCGCCTGAGCGCGAACAAGCCGATTCTAGGCATTTGTCTCGGCGCGCAATTGATGGCGCGCGCACTGGGTGCGAAAGTCTATCCGCTGGGCGTGAAGGAAATCGGTTACGCGCCGCTGACGCTTACCGAAGCCGGGCAATCGTCCCCCCTTGCCGCCCTTGGTAACGCCAGCGTGCTGCACTGGCATGGCGATCAGTTCGACATCCCGCCGGGCGCGACGCATCTGGCCCGCACGGCGATTGGCGAAAATCAGGCCTTTGCGATGGGCGATCACGCACTCGGTCTGCAGTTTCATCTGGAAGCCGACGCCGCCAGCATCGAGTCCTGGCTCGTCGGCCACGCCTGCGAACTCGGTACTGCCAACATCGACCCGACCACGTTGCGCAACGATGCACGTGTGCATCACGCACGCCTGTCGGAAGTCGCGCCGGCCGTCATCGGGCGATGGCTGGATGCCCTTGCCGGCTAACGCAAGCGCGACCCGCCTTACGCCACAAAAAAGCCAGACGCTTCACCGTCTGGCTTTCTCATTTCACACCCGCGGCGGATAAACGTCAGCCTCCGGCCTGCGCCGCCATCTCGTCGAAGAAACCGCGCACAATCGGCAGTTCCCGCGTGCGCTTGAATGGCGGCAGACTCTGCCAGATCCGACGCCCGTAAGGCTTATCCACCAGACGCGGATCGCAAATCATCAGCACGCCACGGTCCACTTCCGAGCGAATCAATCGTCCCGCGCCCTGCTTGAGCGTGATCACCGCCTGCGGCAACTGATGGACGGCGAACGGACTCAGCCCCTTCTTCGTCAGCGCGTCGAGACGCGCCGCAAGCACCGGGTCGTCAGGCGGCGCGAACGGCAACTTGTCGATGATGACGAGGGAGAGCGCCTCGCCGCGCACGTCCACACCCTCCCAGAAACTCTGGCTACCGATGAGCACCGCGTTCCCTAGCGCGCGGAAACGATCGAGCAATTCGGTACGGCTGGCTTCGCCCTGCACCAGCAACGGATACGGCCAACCGCGACGCTCGAACTCCTCGCGCAGGCGCTCCGCCGCGCGATTCACCGCGCGCAGCGTGGTACACAGCACGAACGCCCGGCCACCACTCACTTCGAGCACGGGCAACGCGGCGTCGAGCACGGCATCGGTAAAGTTCGGCGCGGAAGGTTGTGGCAAGCCGCGCGGCACGTATAGAAGGCTCTGGTTCTGGTAATCGAACGGACTAGCCAGCGTGAGCGACTTGCCAGCATCCAACCCAAGCTGCGCGGCGTAGTGCATGAAGTTGCCCTTCACCGACAGCGTGGCCGACGTGAAGATCCACGCGCGCGGCGCACCGGCGCGTTGCTTCGCGAAGATCGGCGCAATCGAGAGCGGCGTCTGATGCAACTGCACCGCCTGCGAAAACACTTCGATCCAGCGGACGGTTTCCGGCGGCGTGTAAGTCTTTTCAGACTTATCCGATTTTCCGTCACCGTCGTCCGCAGCCTTCGCTTCGGTAGCAAGCCGCGCCGCTTCCGCCTCGCGTGCCTTGGCCGCCTTCTCTCGCTTTCCGTCGGTCACACGCGGTGCATCGGGATCGAGCAGTGGCAGCGGCTGTTCGCCCGGCGTCGGCGGCGTCACGCCCGTCTGCCAGCGCTCCAGTTGCTCGTGCAATTCCAGCGCCCGGCGCAGGCACGCGCCCAGCGCTTCCGCGCGTTCGGACTGATGTTGAAGCGTCTCGATCAGGTCTTGCAACGCGAGGTCCACGCTTTCGAGCGCACCGAACAGTTCGTGGTCGTCCGGCAATTGCGTGACGGACATGCGCGCATTGTCCTGACCGAACGTCAGACGCACATCGCGTGCCGCGCGCTCCAGCCCCGCGCCGAGCTTGACCCAGTCGGCCGCGTCACGCGCATGAATCAGCCCTTCCGCCACGCAATCGCGCGCCAGTTCGAGCAACTGCGTGGTCGAGACCGTCTCGCCGAAAAAGAGCGTGGCCGTCTCGGGCAACTGATGGGCTTCGTCGAAGATCACGGTGTTCGCGCTGGGCAGCAATTCGGCCATGCCCGTGTCGCGCAGCATGACGTCCGCGAAGAACAGATGGTGGTTGACGACGACGAGGTCAGCCTGCTGGGCTTCCTTGCGCGCCTGCATCACGAAACAGTCTTTGTAGCGCGGGCAATCCTGACCGAGGCAGTTATC
The Pandoraea oxalativorans genome window above contains:
- the rimO gene encoding 30S ribosomal protein S12 methylthiotransferase RimO; the encoded protein is MSRPSPASTPKVGFVSLGCPKALVDSEQILTQLRAEGYDIAGTYDGADLVVVNTCGFIDDAVQESLDAIGEALAENGKVIVTGCLGAKKDAAGQDIVSAVHPKVLAVTGPHAVGEVMSAVHTHLPKPHDPFTDLVPPAGIKLTPRHYAYLKISEGCNHRCTFCIIPSMRGDLDSRPVAEVMLEAENLFKAGVKELLVISQDTSAYGVDVKYRTGFWAGRPLKTRMTELVTALGELAKQYGAWVRLHYVYPYPHVDEIIPLMAEGHILPYLDVPLQHAHPDVLKRMKRPASGEKNLERIQAWRKMCPDLTIRSTFIAGFPGETEAEFEYMLDFLREAELDRVGCFAYSPVEGARANELPGALPDEVREERRARFMEVAEEISAERQQRKIGKTIQVIVDEINQDGGIARSAADAPEIDGLVYIEPTAKAAKRLKVGEFVNVEVTGADGHDLWGEVV
- the phaR gene encoding polyhydroxyalkanoate synthesis repressor PhaR, translating into MTASKKTDERLIKKYPNRRLYDTQTSTYITLADVKQLVLETEEFKVVDAKTGEDLTRSILLQIILEEETGGVPMFSSAMLAQIIRFYGHALQGMMGTYLEKNIQTFIEIQNKLADQSKGIYEGAAFNPDVWAQFMNMQAPMMQGMMTNYIEQSKNLFVQMQEQMQSQAKNMFSTFPFPGGPGAPGAPGTPGRDPNKKP
- a CDS encoding 3-ketoacyl-ACP reductase produces the protein MTQRIAYVTGGMGGIGTSICQRLYKDGFRVVAGCGPNSPRRVKWLEDQKALGFDFVASEGNVGDWESTKAAFDKVKSEVGEIDVLVNNAGITRDTVFRKMTREDWDAVIDTNLTSLFNVTKQVIEGMCERGWGRIINISSVNGQKGQFGQTNYATAKAGIHGFTMSLAQEVATKGVTVNTVSPGYIGTDMVRSIRQDVLDKIVATIPVKRLGEPGEIGSIVAWLASDDSGFSTGADFSLNGGLHMG
- a CDS encoding acetyl-CoA C-acetyltransferase produces the protein MSDIVIVSAARTAVGKFGGSLAKVAAPDLGAIVIDEVLKRAKLKGEDISEVIMGQVLTAGSGQNVARQASIKAGLPAMVPAMTINKVCGSGLKAVMLAANAITAGEADIVVAGGQENMSAAPHVLPGSRDGFRMGDAKLIDTMIVDGLWDVYNQYHMGITAENVAKEYGITREMQDAFAAASQNKAEAAQKAGRFDAEIVPVSIPQRKGDPVVFNTDEFVRHGVTAESLAGLKPAFSKDGTVTAANASGINDGAAAVVVMSAKRAEQLGLTPLARIVAYANAGVDPSVMGIGPVPASQRCLARAGWKASDLDLMEINEAFAAQALAVNKQMGWDTSKINVNGGAIAIGHPIGASGCRILVTLLHEMARRDARRGLASLCIGGGMGVALAVERV
- the phaC gene encoding class I poly(R)-hydroxyalkanoic acid synthase, with product MNRASANFDPASFAASFAQQFPSASLSAQDMSQWFKAAQQLFGALPGSAGPSPYAANGAAAAANPFAGLFELFGKSGATPQPPSLHVDPARLNELQSEYAREFAELVASFNQPGLDTAPALGDRRFAGEGWRNPFYALPAALYLLNGRFLMRMAELVDADAKTRERIRFAVEQWVAATSPANFIATNPDAQQRLVQTQGDSLLAGMQHLLVDMGKGKVSQTDEAAFEVGRNVATTEGAVVFENDLIQLIQYKALTPTVHQRPLLIVPPCINKFYILDLQPENSLVRYAVEQGHTVFVVSWRNPDASLAHKTWDDYVGEGPIAAIDVVRDISGQSQINALGFCVGGTLLAAALAVLAAKGQTGRKSPVASVTLLTTLLDFSDTGVLDVFVDEPHVQFREQTIGGGLGQPPGLMRGVELANTFSFLRPNDLVWNYVVDSYLKGNAPQPFDLLYWNGDGTNLPGPMFCWYLRHLYLQNELKQPGAIQTCGVPVDLGAIEAPAYVFGSREDHIVPWTSAFRSLPLLGGERRFVLGASGHIAGVVNPPVKKKRSYWRNDDVGVDASDWLAGATEHPGSWWTDWSDWLAGYAGKRVKAQNAYGNVAYAPIEPAPGRYVKAKA
- the pgeF gene encoding peptidoglycan editing factor PgeF → MTSSLPEQDSKLDTAQDTIPADWIVPDWPAPGNVRAVFTTRAGGVSQGPQATFNLGYKADDDPQAVRTNRALLAARTGVPSAWVAQVHGPRVVDAQAAFDAANAGEPLQADASATHAVGLASTIMVADCLPVLLCDAQGRAVAAAHAGWRGLCAGVIEQTVQALRAQLPKSGANDDTQVIAWLGPCIGPTAFEVGPEVREAFLDAAMPQERDATSAAFVPHGDPDVGKSLADLCALARLRLAREGVTSVSGGTWCTVGDPGRFYSYRRDRTTGRMAALVWRVS
- a CDS encoding RluA family pseudouridine synthase produces the protein MTRSIVPDYSVTASFATENAEDSSDDDFDSLPGAFSDAIDSAITDATSSISVSTDTASSATPLIATLPDALAGERLDKALAQCFPEYSRSRLQAWVEDGRVTLDGEPAKVRQKVAGGEAVVITPAALPEQLAFAPEPVPLDAVYEDATLAVFNKPAGLVVHPAAGNWSGTLLNGLLHRYGQAAADLPRAGIVHRLDKETSGLMVVARTLVAQTDLVRQLQARSVKRHYAALVWGRPPQRTVVDAPIGRDPRERTRMAVVQGQGGKPARTRVVTVASAEWEGSPISLVLCSLDTGRTHQIRVHLSHLGHSLLGDPLYRPRHKRPALPGGFARQALHAWRLGLIHPEDDAAMHWQAPLPDDMRELMRALGLEFDFTTLPDSLDDFFPA
- a CDS encoding outer membrane protein assembly factor BamD, translating into MQALKLVKHLTLAAIVVGSMAACGILPEKVDETASWSTNKLYSEAKDSFDSGDYTKAAKYYELLEGRDPFGPHAQQAQINTAYSYYKDNEPAQALAAVDRFIRLHPDSPSIDYAYYLKGLINFNDDLGLFGRFSGQDLSERDPKALRAAYDSFKYLVEHYPTSKYANDAALRMRYAVNAMAAHEVHAAEYYYRRGAYLAAVNRAQTALQDYDQAPALEDALGIMIKSYDKLGMTELRDDARRVMEKTYPNSGYLTVGRRIDNNPGDKKSWWQIWR
- a CDS encoding glutamine amidotransferase, which encodes MSTTPAPGKTLLALRHVHFEDLGTLAPYFAQRGYRIDYIDAPLADLRAVDVFAPDLLVVLGGPIGAFDDVIHPFIANELALVRARLSANKPILGICLGAQLMARALGAKVYPLGVKEIGYAPLTLTEAGQSSPLAALGNASVLHWHGDQFDIPPGATHLARTAIGENQAFAMGDHALGLQFHLEADAASIESWLVGHACELGTANIDPTTLRNDARVHHARLSEVAPAVIGRWLDALAG